A DNA window from Limanda limanda chromosome 6, fLimLim1.1, whole genome shotgun sequence contains the following coding sequences:
- the LOC133003655 gene encoding general transcription factor II-I repeat domain-containing protein 2-like — MSAHVKKRKIDAECRVFNETWTAKYLFTEVKGKAVCLVCGEQIAVFKDYNLNRHYETKHGENYRKLTDEERARTSEVLLSKLQKQQSLFTKLPTTPPRDGAVRTSFVISHKIAKNRKPFSDGEFIKECLVDSASLMCPEKKETFEKVSLCRQTVARRIEDIARNLELQLQEKVVTFDLFSLALDESCDPAQLLIFVRGVTKDFEITEELAAVRSTQGTMTGTDLFQEVDACLDKLGLQWDKLAGVTTSACPNLTGTNVGLMKLMQDKVKEINPESKLLFLHCIIHQEELCKSVLKMNHVTDVVTKLVNFIRARALNHRQFDALLDESEHGDISDHTAVRWLSLSKVLKRVWDLRAEIQEFCEKKGKDIPELSDADWMADLAFAVDVTALMNELNSKLQGKGLFAHDIYSQVKVFMKKLQFLSSQLEGNILYHMPTLKEATPSADHLRRFSSLLGALHGEFSRSVQDFQTVESEMHMISSPFTCSVYNVPSDVQLELIDLQCDSRLAWLFKSVSLLKFYSSLKEENFPRMRRRAQKMFVLFGSTYICEQTCSAMRFNKSRYRSSLTDDHLSAVLRISTSDIQPDFSALVDAQNVLDPLTEQEIKTENQQWGD; from the coding sequence ATGTCAGCCCACGTTAAGAAAAGAAAGATCGATGCAGAATGCAGAGTTTTCAACGAGACGTGGACTGCTAAGTATTTATTCACTGAAGTCAAAGGGAAAGCTGTGTGCTTGGTGTGTGGAGAACAGATCGCTGTTTTTAAGGACTACAATTTGAATCGCCATTACGAGACAAAGCACGGAGAGAATTACAGGAAGTTGACCGATGAAGAACGGGCACGGACATCAGAAGTTTTGCTCTCGAAGCTGCAGAAGCAACAAAGTTTGTTTACCAAACTTCCCACCACACCTCCCAGGGATGGAGCTGTCAGGACCAGCTTTGTGATCTCCCACAAAATCGCCAAAAATAGAAAGCCATTCTCCGATGGGGAGTTCATCAAGGAGTGTTTGGTGGACTCTGCGTCACTGATGTGTCCTGAGAAGAAAGAGACATTTGAGAAGGTGTCCCTCTGCAGACAAACCGTGGCGAGGAGGATCGAGGACATTGCGAGGAATCTTGAgcttcagctgcaggagaaagttgtgacctttgaccttttctccTTGGCCCTGGATGAGAGCTGTGATCCAGCCCAGTTACTCATCTTTGTACGTGGGGTGACGAAAGACTTTGAGATCACGGAGGAGCTGGCAGCAGTGAGGTCAACACAAGGGACAATGACTGGGACAGATTTATTCCAGGAGGTGGATGCATGCTTGGACAAGCTGGGACTCCAATGGGACAAACTGGCAGGTGTTACAACCAGTGCTTGTCCAAATCTGACAGGGACAAATGTGGGACTGATGAAGCTCATGCAAGATAAAGTGAAGGAAATTAACCCTGAAAGTAAATTGCTATTTTTGCATTGTATTATCCATCAGGAGGAGTTGTGTAAGTCAGTGCTAAAAATGAATCATGTTACTGATGTTGTTACTAAATTAGTAAACTTTATCCGTGCAAGAGCATTGAATCACAGACAGTTTGATGCACTTTTGGACGAATCTGAACATGGTGACATAAGCGACCACACAGCTGTCAGGTGGCTCAGTCTGAGCAAAGTGCTTAAACGAGTATGGGACCTGAGAGCAGAGATCCAAGAGTTCTGTGAAAAGAAAGGCAAGGACATCCCAGAGCTCTCAGATGCAGACTGGATGGCAGATCTTGCATTTGCTGTTGATGTCACTGCATTAATGAATGAGCTGAATTCCAAACTGCAAGGCAAGGGCCTATTTGCACATGACATATACAGCCAGGTGAAGGTTTTCATGAAAAAGTTGCAGTTCCTTTCCAGCCAGTTGGAGGGAAACATTCTCTACCACATGCCGACACTAAAAGAAGCCACACCATCAGCTGATCACCTCCGCAGGTTCTCATCCCTGCTAGGGGCACTGCATGGTGAGTTCTCAAGAAGCGTTCAAGACTTCCAAACAGTTGAAAGTGAAATGCACATGATTTCTTCTCCCTTCACGTGCAGTGTGTATAATGTACCCAGTGATGTTCAGCTCGAGCTCATTGACCTGCAGTGTGATTCACGACTGGCATGGCTCTTTAAGTCAGTATCACTGCTGAAGTTTTATTCTTCTCTCAAAGAGGAGAACTTTCCACGCATGAGGAGGCGTGCTCAGAAGATGTTTGTTCTCTTTGGATCTACTTACATATGTGAACAAACATGTTCTGCGATGAGGTTTAACAAATCCAGATACAGGTCCTCTCTCACTGATGATCACCTGTCAGCTGTCCTTCGCATATCCACCTCCGATATTCAACCTGACTTCAGTGCACTTGTTGATGCCCAAAACGTACTAGATCCTCTCACTgaacaagaaataaaaacagaaaaccagCAATGGGGTGATTAG